A single region of the Sorex araneus isolate mSorAra2 chromosome 7, mSorAra2.pri, whole genome shotgun sequence genome encodes:
- the SLC30A1 gene encoding proton-coupled zinc antiporter SLC30A1 codes for MGCWGRNRGRLLCMLLLTFLFMVLEVVVSRVTASLAMLSDSFHMLSDVLALVVALVAERFARRTHATQKNTFGWIRAEVMGALVNAIFLTGLCFAILLEAVERFIEPHEIQRPLVVLAVGVAGLVVNVLGLCLFHHHSGFGRGAGHGHAHGAHGHGHGAPRAARAGSPGPDGAASEPGPDPEETNILVPGGRGANGLKAERSDTDQSRADASAVQVNGSLMAEPEPGELEDDHSAQLNMRGVFLHVFGDALGSVIVVLNALVFYFSWKACPEGEFCLNPCSPDPCKAFVEMLNATQADVHTAGPCWVLYLDPTLCIVMVCILLYTTYPLLKESALILLQTVPKQIDIKHLMKELRAVEGVDEVHELHVWQLAGSRIIATAHIKCEDPASYMHVAKIIKDVFHDHGIHATTIQPEFASVGRESMAPCELACRTQCALKQCCGARPQPPGAKDGEKTPAVSISCLELSESLEKKPRRTKVENIPAVVIEIKKMPSKQPESSL; via the exons atggggtgctgggggcgcaACCGCGGGCGCCTGCTGTGCATGCTGCTGCTGACCTTCCTGTTCATGGTGCTGGAGGTGGTGGTGAGCCGCGTCACCGCCTCGCTCGCCATGCTCTCCGACTCCTTCCACATGCTGTCGGACGTGCTGGCGCTCGTGGTGGCGCTGGTGGCCGAGCGCTTCGCGCGCCGCACCCACGCCACGCAGAAGAACACGTTCGGCTGGATCCGCGCCGAGGTGATGGGCGCGCTGGTGAACGCCATCTTCCTCACCGGGCTCTGCTTCGCCATCCTGCTGGAGGCCGTCGAGCGCTTCATCGAGCCGCACGAGATCCAGCGGCCGCTCGTGGTGCTGGCCGTCGGCGTGGCCGGCCTGGTGGTCAACGTGCTGGGGCTCTGCCTCTTCCACCACCACAGCGGCTTCGGCCGCGGCGCCGGCCACGGCCACGCGCACGGCGCccacggccacggccacggcgcgccccgggcggcgcgggcgggcagCCCCGGCCCCGACGGCGCGGCCAGCGAGCCGGGGCCCGACCCCGAGGAGACCAACATCCTGGTGCCCGGCGGCCGCGGCGCCAACGGGCTGAAGGCCGAGCGCTCAG ACACTGACCAGTCGAGAGCTGATGCCTCAGCCGTGCAGGTGAACGGCAGCCTCATGGCAGAGCCGGAGCCCGGGGAGCTGGAAGACGACCACTCCGCACAGCTGAACATGCGCGGGGTCTTCCTGCATGTCTTCGGCGATGCCCTGGGGTCCGTGATTGTGGTGTTAAATGCGTTGGTCTTTTACTTTTCTTGGAAAGCTTGTCCTGAGGGGGAGTTCTGTCTGAACCCGTGTAGCCCCGACCCTTGCAAAGCCTTTGTGGAAATGTTGAATGCGACACAGGCAGACGTCCATACGGCTGGGCCTTGCTGGGTCCTTTACCTGGACCCCACGCTCTGTATCGTCATGGTCTGCATCCTGCTCTACACTACCTACCCGCTACTGAAGGAGTCTGCCCTCATCCTGCTCCAGACGGTGCCCAAGCAGATCGACATCAAACATCTGATGAAGGAGCTGCGAGCCGTCGAGGGGGTCGATGAAGTCCACGAGCTGCACGTCTGGCAGCTGGCTGGGAGCAGGATCATTGCCACTGCACACATCAAATGCGAGGACCCCGCCTCCTACATGCACGTGGCCAAGATCATCAAGGATGTGTTCCACGACCATGGCATCCACGCCACCACCATCCAGCCCGAGTTCGCCAGCGTGGGCAGGGAGAGCATGGCCCCCTGTGAGCTGGCTTGCAGGACTCAGTGCGCACTAAAGCAGTGCTGCGGTGCACGGCCGCAGCCCCCCGGGGCCAAGGACGGGGAGAAGACCCCTGCGGTTAGCATTTCATGTTTAGAACTTAGTGAAAGTCTGGAGAAGAAGCCCCGGAGGACTAAAGTGGAAAACATACCTGCTGTTGTAATAGAGATTAAAAAGATGCCAAGCAAACAGCCCGAATCCTCTTTATAA